A genome region from Nocardiopsis exhalans includes the following:
- a CDS encoding enoyl-CoA hydratase/isomerase family protein, whose translation MKKVCNVGEFVRVEADPENPGVAVIRIDRPKALNALNGQVTQEIAEAAAAVSADPAVRAVVLYGGERAFVAGADIKEMADLTHARMLEYSRSLQNALTAVARIPKPVVAAISGYALGGGCELALCADFRVAGTKAKLGQPEIQLGVIPGAGGTQRLPRLVGPAKAKDLVFSGRHVRSDEARQIGLVDEVVADEEVYSAAVALVAKYVDGPAVALAAAKEAIDRGMETDLDTGLEIERLHFSGLFSTEDQEAGMRSFVEQGPGKATFNGR comes from the coding sequence GTGAAGAAGGTGTGCAACGTGGGCGAGTTCGTGCGCGTCGAGGCCGACCCGGAGAACCCCGGTGTGGCCGTCATCCGGATCGACCGGCCCAAGGCGCTGAACGCGCTGAACGGCCAGGTCACCCAGGAGATCGCGGAGGCGGCCGCGGCCGTGTCCGCCGACCCTGCCGTGCGCGCGGTGGTGCTCTACGGCGGTGAGCGGGCGTTCGTGGCCGGGGCCGACATCAAGGAGATGGCCGACCTCACCCACGCGCGGATGCTGGAGTACTCGCGGTCGCTGCAGAACGCCCTGACGGCGGTCGCCCGCATCCCCAAGCCGGTGGTCGCGGCGATCAGCGGCTACGCGCTGGGCGGCGGCTGCGAGCTGGCGCTGTGCGCGGACTTCCGGGTCGCGGGCACCAAGGCCAAGCTCGGCCAGCCCGAGATCCAGCTGGGCGTCATCCCGGGTGCGGGCGGTACCCAGCGCCTGCCGCGCCTGGTGGGCCCGGCCAAGGCCAAGGACCTGGTGTTCAGCGGTCGGCACGTGCGTTCGGACGAGGCCAGGCAGATCGGCCTCGTGGACGAGGTCGTGGCCGACGAGGAGGTCTACTCGGCCGCCGTCGCCCTGGTCGCCAAGTACGTCGACGGCCCGGCCGTGGCGCTGGCCGCCGCCAAGGAGGCCATCGACCGCGGGATGGAGACCGACCTGGACACCGGTCTGGAGATCGAGCGCCTGCACTTCTCCGGGCTGTTCTCGACCGAGGACCAGGAGGCCGGGATGCGCAGCTTCGTGGAGCAGGGGCCGGGCAAGGCCACCTTCAACGGCCGCTGA
- a CDS encoding electron transfer flavoprotein subunit alpha/FixB family protein, producing MAEVLVLVDHVDGQVKKVTTELLTAARRIGEPAAVWVGEGVESGKAALAEFGAEKVYVAPAEVNDYVVAPKAELLTKLAQDKGAAAILVSATAENKEIAGRTAVKLGSGVLTDVVDVNAELVTEHSIFGGATVTHARVRTGVPVIAVRPNSVVPEAAAGAAAEEAVSVEISDAAKTAKVVERVVQEKGERPELTEAAIVVSGGRGVGSDDFAVVENLADSLGAAVGASRAVVDSGWYPNQFQVGQTGKTVSPNLYIALGISGAIQHRAGMQTSKNIIAVNKDPEAPIFELADFGVVGDLHTVAPQLTEEINKRK from the coding sequence ATGGCTGAGGTCCTCGTCCTCGTCGACCACGTCGACGGACAGGTCAAGAAGGTCACCACCGAGCTGCTGACCGCTGCGCGCCGCATCGGCGAGCCCGCCGCGGTGTGGGTCGGCGAAGGTGTGGAGTCGGGCAAGGCCGCGCTGGCCGAGTTCGGCGCCGAGAAGGTCTACGTGGCTCCGGCCGAGGTGAACGACTACGTCGTCGCCCCCAAGGCCGAGCTGCTCACCAAGCTCGCCCAGGACAAGGGCGCCGCCGCCATCCTCGTCTCGGCCACCGCCGAGAACAAGGAGATCGCCGGCCGCACCGCCGTGAAGCTGGGCTCCGGTGTGCTCACCGACGTCGTCGACGTCAACGCCGAGCTCGTCACCGAGCACAGCATCTTCGGTGGCGCCACCGTCACCCACGCCCGCGTGCGCACCGGTGTGCCGGTCATCGCGGTTCGCCCGAACTCCGTCGTCCCGGAGGCCGCCGCCGGCGCCGCCGCCGAGGAGGCCGTCTCGGTCGAGATCTCCGACGCCGCCAAGACCGCCAAGGTCGTCGAGCGCGTCGTCCAGGAGAAGGGCGAGCGCCCCGAGCTCACCGAGGCCGCCATCGTGGTCTCCGGTGGCCGCGGCGTGGGCTCCGACGACTTCGCCGTCGTCGAGAACCTGGCCGACTCCCTCGGCGCCGCCGTCGGTGCCTCGCGCGCCGTCGTCGACTCCGGCTGGTACCCGAACCAGTTCCAGGTCGGCCAGACCGGTAAGACGGTCAGCCCGAACCTGTACATCGCCCTGGGCATCTCCGGCGCGATCCAGCACCGGGCGGGTATGCAGACCTCGAAGAACATCATCGCGGTCAACAAGGACCCCGAGGCGCCGATCTTCGAGCTCGCCGACTTCGGCGTCGTGGGTGACCTGCACACGGTCGCCCCGCAGCTGACCGAGGAGATCAACAAGCGCAAGTAG
- a CDS encoding ECF transporter S component: MSTESGRETGPDQTSTERIGFVQGVQAGLRSWRTVDIVVAAVIGVAVGVVFWLWNIVWSVTTPLFVAFPPGQAVVYGMWLISGVLGGLIIRKPGAALLTSIAAASVSAVLGTQWGMQVILDGALQGILPELVFLAFAYKRWNMGVAVLAAAVAGLSPALRDNIVYNVTWPLHYQLTYGVIVVISAALIAGVGARLLTTALARSGALAPFPSAKG, translated from the coding sequence ATGAGTACCGAAAGCGGTCGCGAGACCGGCCCCGATCAGACCAGCACCGAGCGGATCGGGTTCGTCCAGGGCGTCCAGGCCGGACTGCGGAGCTGGCGCACCGTCGACATCGTCGTGGCCGCCGTGATCGGCGTCGCCGTGGGCGTCGTCTTCTGGCTGTGGAACATCGTCTGGTCGGTCACCACCCCGCTGTTCGTCGCCTTCCCGCCCGGGCAGGCCGTCGTCTACGGCATGTGGCTGATCTCCGGCGTGCTCGGCGGCCTCATCATCCGCAAGCCCGGGGCCGCCCTGCTCACCTCGATCGCGGCCGCCTCGGTCTCCGCGGTCCTGGGCACCCAGTGGGGCATGCAGGTCATCCTGGACGGTGCCCTCCAGGGCATCCTGCCCGAGCTGGTCTTCCTCGCCTTCGCCTACAAGCGCTGGAACATGGGCGTGGCCGTGCTCGCGGCCGCTGTCGCCGGTCTGTCCCCGGCCCTGCGCGACAACATCGTGTACAACGTCACCTGGCCGCTGCACTACCAGCTGACCTACGGGGTGATCGTGGTGATCAGCGCCGCGCTCATCGCCGGTGTGGGCGCGCGCCTGCTCACCACCGCGCTGGCCAGGTCCGGCGCACTGGCTCCCTTCCCGTCGGCCAAGGGCTGA
- a CDS encoding energy-coupling factor transporter transmembrane component T family protein codes for MRAAHDTRGTSGDTLTLDVPEAGGARYWLTGLNPAAKLLAALAIGIGLIPAVDAVTGGVVLFVVLLTVPFSGVDRRTLLVLGGPFLLMGLSSGAVNYLYGEHGLEGAVGAAVRLLAIALPGLLAAVSSDPTEMSDGLVQRLRVPERPAMGVLAALRLIPLLADQWRTITLARRARGLEAGRNPFRIVSLFFGRLFALLVRSIRTGTLLATAMDARAFGTGKRTHARYSHWRGADTLLLAGTALLLVGAYALSARLGTLVLLFG; via the coding sequence GTGAGGGCGGCACACGACACTCGCGGGACGAGCGGGGACACGCTCACCCTGGACGTGCCCGAGGCCGGGGGAGCCCGCTACTGGCTGACCGGTCTGAACCCGGCGGCCAAGCTGCTGGCCGCGCTGGCGATCGGGATCGGGCTGATCCCGGCGGTGGACGCCGTCACGGGCGGCGTGGTGCTCTTCGTGGTGCTGCTGACCGTACCGTTCAGCGGCGTGGACCGGCGCACCCTGCTCGTGCTGGGCGGGCCCTTCCTGCTGATGGGGCTCAGCAGCGGAGCGGTCAACTACCTGTACGGCGAGCACGGGCTGGAGGGTGCGGTGGGCGCCGCGGTGCGCCTGCTGGCCATCGCCCTGCCGGGGCTGCTCGCGGCGGTCAGCAGCGACCCCACGGAGATGTCCGACGGGCTCGTGCAGCGGCTCAGGGTGCCCGAACGCCCCGCCATGGGCGTCCTCGCGGCGCTGCGGCTCATCCCGCTGCTCGCCGACCAGTGGCGGACCATCACGCTCGCCCGCCGGGCCCGCGGGCTGGAGGCCGGACGCAACCCGTTCCGGATCGTCTCGCTGTTCTTCGGGCGGCTGTTCGCGCTGCTGGTGCGCTCCATCCGCACCGGAACCCTGCTGGCCACGGCGATGGACGCGCGCGCCTTCGGCACCGGGAAGCGTACCCACGCCCGGTACAGCCACTGGCGCGGGGCCGACACCCTGCTGCTCGCGGGCACCGCCCTGCTACTGGTCGGCGCCTACGCGCTGTCCGCGCGGCTGGGGACCCTGGTGCTGCTGTTCGGCTGA
- a CDS encoding transglycosylase domain-containing protein translates to MKGFRGRFRGILEEVDRKRDARGTVLRLSGLGVVAGLLSAALVMPWAGSTGLVARDAAASFMALPGDIEVPHLSSRILLTTDDGTPFAEVAEREREVIGLDEISPWATKALMAIEDDRFYEHSGLDLRGVLRAATRTAQGDMQGGSTITQQYVKNLLIETAENEEQVEEASARTLGRKLTELRYAIDIEERLTKDEILEGYLNLSYFGAGAHGIEVAAKRYFSVSAADLDPGQAALLAGLVRGPSFYDPLNNPEDALERRNLVLDRMVATEMLSAEEAAEHKVKDLGIDATPRGGSCSESDYPFYCDYVMRWLRGSDLLGETVDERDQRLVQGGFTVRTALDAAAQDAAQEAIDKRVPHEDSTKFAAQALIEPGSGRVRGLAQNLRYGFDDEQVGTTSINLSVDRADGGSTGFQAGSTFKTYTLAAALEKGMGYGTSFNSPKSMSVSGMANCEGGTMASWNVRNAGESDEGGHNMISATKGSVNTYFAQLQKRVGLCATAKMAEKAGVHRADGEELGVWSSFTLGDQEVSPLNVAASYATFAARGEYCEPYPVRTVTDDGSGEELEASTRCEQTVKQEAADGVNHLLQQTFNGGTANGLGLGRPAAGKTGTTDSAAYAWFAGYTPNLASAVVVGDVRGGEQNPLQGVTIGGRYYGIVYGGTLPGPIWQETMRGATAGLEAESFAGSPSSFGDPDAAPPKEKEDDSDSDA, encoded by the coding sequence ATGAAGGGGTTCCGGGGCCGGTTCCGGGGGATCCTGGAAGAAGTCGACCGGAAACGCGACGCACGCGGCACGGTCCTGCGGCTGTCGGGGCTCGGGGTCGTCGCCGGACTCCTGTCAGCGGCCCTGGTCATGCCCTGGGCGGGCAGCACCGGACTGGTCGCCAGGGACGCGGCGGCCAGCTTCATGGCTCTGCCCGGCGACATCGAGGTACCGCACCTGTCCTCGCGCATCCTGCTCACCACCGACGACGGGACACCCTTCGCGGAGGTCGCCGAACGCGAGCGCGAGGTCATCGGCCTCGACGAGATCAGCCCGTGGGCGACCAAGGCCCTCATGGCGATCGAGGATGACCGTTTCTACGAACACAGCGGCCTGGACCTGCGCGGTGTGCTGCGCGCCGCGACCCGTACCGCCCAGGGCGATATGCAGGGCGGTTCGACCATCACCCAGCAGTACGTGAAGAACCTGCTCATCGAGACAGCCGAGAACGAGGAACAGGTCGAGGAGGCCAGCGCCCGGACCCTGGGCCGCAAGCTCACCGAGCTGCGCTACGCCATCGACATCGAGGAACGCCTCACCAAGGACGAGATCCTGGAGGGCTACCTCAACCTGTCCTACTTCGGCGCGGGCGCGCACGGGATCGAGGTCGCGGCCAAGCGGTACTTCTCCGTCTCCGCCGCCGACCTGGACCCCGGACAGGCCGCACTGCTGGCCGGGCTGGTGCGCGGGCCCTCGTTCTACGACCCGCTCAACAACCCCGAGGACGCGCTGGAGCGCCGCAACCTCGTGCTGGACCGGATGGTCGCCACCGAGATGCTCAGCGCCGAGGAGGCCGCCGAGCACAAGGTGAAGGATCTGGGGATCGACGCCACCCCGCGCGGCGGCAGCTGTTCCGAGAGCGACTACCCGTTCTACTGCGACTACGTCATGCGCTGGCTGCGCGGCTCGGACCTGCTCGGAGAGACAGTCGACGAGCGCGACCAGCGCCTGGTCCAGGGCGGGTTCACCGTGCGGACCGCGCTCGACGCCGCCGCCCAGGACGCCGCCCAGGAGGCCATCGACAAGCGGGTCCCGCACGAGGACTCCACGAAGTTCGCGGCCCAGGCGCTGATCGAGCCCGGCTCCGGCCGGGTGCGCGGCCTGGCGCAGAACCTGCGCTATGGGTTCGACGACGAACAGGTCGGCACGACCTCCATCAACCTGTCCGTGGACCGGGCCGACGGCGGCTCCACCGGCTTCCAGGCCGGGTCGACCTTCAAGACCTACACGCTGGCCGCGGCCCTGGAGAAGGGCATGGGGTACGGCACCAGCTTCAACTCGCCCAAGAGCATGTCGGTCAGCGGCATGGCCAACTGTGAGGGCGGCACGATGGCCTCGTGGAACGTCCGCAACGCCGGGGAGAGCGACGAGGGCGGCCACAACATGATCAGCGCGACCAAGGGGTCGGTGAACACCTACTTCGCCCAGCTCCAGAAGCGCGTGGGCCTGTGCGCCACCGCGAAGATGGCCGAGAAGGCCGGGGTGCACCGCGCCGACGGTGAAGAGCTGGGGGTGTGGAGCTCCTTCACCCTCGGTGACCAGGAGGTGTCCCCGCTGAACGTGGCCGCCTCCTACGCGACCTTCGCCGCGCGCGGCGAGTACTGCGAGCCCTACCCGGTCCGTACGGTGACCGACGACGGCAGCGGTGAGGAGCTCGAGGCCAGCACCCGGTGCGAGCAAACCGTCAAGCAGGAGGCCGCGGACGGGGTCAACCACCTGCTGCAGCAGACCTTCAACGGCGGTACCGCCAACGGCCTGGGGCTGGGCCGTCCTGCCGCGGGCAAGACGGGTACGACCGACAGCGCCGCCTACGCCTGGTTCGCCGGGTACACGCCCAACCTGGCCTCGGCCGTGGTGGTGGGCGACGTGCGCGGCGGTGAGCAGAACCCGCTGCAGGGCGTGACGATCGGCGGCCGCTACTACGGCATCGTCTACGGCGGCACCCTGCCCGGCCCGATCTGGCAGGAGACCATGCGCGGAGCCACCGCGGGGCTGGAGGCCGAGAGCTTCGCCGGTTCGCCGAGCTCCTTCGGCGACCCGGACGCCGCACCGCCCAAGGAGAAGGAGGACGACTCCGACTCCGACGCCTAG
- a CDS encoding electron transfer flavoprotein subunit beta/FixA family protein has protein sequence MNIVVLVKQVPDTATERKLNADDKTLDRAASDGVINELCEYAIEEALLLKEKHGGEVTILTMGPDQATDSIRKALSMGADKAVFVNDDALHGSDAVQSAYALAQALGTLEFDLVVLGSESTDARTGVMGAALAEYLGLPQLTLAGKVDVDGSAIKIQRQTDYGYDVVEAQLPAVVSVVEKINEPRYPSFKLIMQAKKKPVDKKSAADAGIDTGKVGLANATTETVDFAAAPPRAAGTIVKDEGDGGTKAADFLAEKKFV, from the coding sequence ATGAATATTGTCGTTTTGGTCAAGCAGGTCCCGGACACGGCGACCGAACGGAAGCTCAACGCCGATGACAAGACGCTGGACCGCGCAGCGTCCGACGGCGTCATCAACGAGCTCTGCGAGTACGCCATCGAAGAGGCGCTCCTTCTCAAGGAGAAGCACGGCGGCGAGGTCACCATCCTGACGATGGGCCCGGACCAGGCCACGGACTCGATCCGCAAGGCCCTGTCCATGGGTGCCGACAAGGCCGTCTTCGTCAACGACGACGCGCTGCACGGCTCCGACGCCGTCCAGTCCGCCTACGCGCTCGCGCAGGCCCTGGGCACGCTCGAGTTCGACCTGGTCGTCCTCGGCTCGGAGTCCACCGACGCCCGCACCGGTGTCATGGGTGCCGCGCTCGCCGAGTACCTCGGCCTGCCCCAGCTCACGCTGGCCGGCAAGGTCGACGTCGACGGCAGCGCCATCAAGATCCAGCGTCAGACCGACTACGGTTACGACGTGGTCGAGGCTCAGCTCCCGGCGGTCGTCTCCGTCGTGGAGAAGATCAACGAGCCGCGCTACCCGTCCTTCAAGCTGATCATGCAGGCGAAGAAGAAGCCGGTCGACAAGAAGTCCGCGGCCGACGCGGGCATCGACACCGGCAAGGTCGGTCTGGCCAACGCCACCACCGAGACCGTCGACTTCGCCGCCGCGCCGCCGCGCGCCGCGGGCACGATCGTCAAGGACGAGGGCGACGGCGGCACCAAGGCCGCCGACTTCCTCGCCGAGAAGAAGTTCGTGTAG
- a CDS encoding protein kinase domain-containing protein — MSAGFPTGEELPERIGHYVIRRRIGAGGMGVVYQAEDPRTEQFVAVKVLKPEVAGDHIARARLAREVETMRRVQSPNVAEVIDADTQAELPWVVTEYIPGPTLDATVTDHGPLRGRALTRFVTGMARAIKDIHAVEVIHRDLKPGNVIISNGEPIVIDFGIAHAVDGAKLTQTGTFVGTPSYLSPEVIEGTDLGPATDVHAWGGTVAFASTGRPPYGAGSFEVIFFRILNGEIDMDGMHEALRPLVNRAVSRDMSARPTAAELMVETGRLNLDLPWTETPGTPPSTGETGKHTMQAPAPTQSPAASGGRGGGPGRGGAAAAGAAGAVLGGAGGYLAGRASEGWGPAHTRGGVPNTSSAWGSPSAPQTSHTQSGGHTSHARSGGWGSADDEATDDLSGGRPAGTGSGWGSADDEATNDLSGGRPAGTGSGWGQDDEATDDLSGGRATGWGSADEDATDDLSGARSTGYGQPSGGANVTGGGRATGWGQDDEATDDLSGGRATGWGHDDEATDDLSNMAGTERITPGSPSDLDDPQGTQRIQPVQDDVRGTQRINPGDLARQDPAGTMMMGPAETGRHQRDQGEPEGPAHTQFFNSPLDPNAFQDILTPVGRDNRSNNTQEFDEDDYQERGGLLGRFRRGSTDKFGDYFRGDGHGGEYDEYEDDEYYDEYWRMHPLVLIPIMLALAGVALWFPWIGIFLGIVVIAGLSALDVVKSEHARRLQTRGPKSSDNMVVVLSFPWAFGRMALRTVGFGLIYLLGGILIGMVYATIVDAPGEGANYTAAFAVFVMILLSYIMPSGREARHQAVWMVERIKFTNLYVYAGVVIAVILFMMLILSTGLTSAPIWTTGGPGGPSDWLNN; from the coding sequence ATGTCGGCAGGTTTCCCCACGGGTGAAGAGCTGCCGGAGCGCATCGGCCACTACGTGATCCGTCGTCGCATCGGTGCCGGCGGGATGGGCGTGGTGTACCAGGCCGAGGACCCCCGGACCGAACAGTTCGTCGCGGTGAAGGTCCTCAAGCCCGAGGTCGCCGGAGACCACATCGCACGCGCCCGGCTCGCCCGCGAGGTCGAGACGATGCGCCGTGTGCAGAGCCCCAACGTGGCCGAGGTCATCGACGCGGACACCCAGGCCGAGCTGCCCTGGGTGGTCACCGAGTACATCCCCGGGCCCACCCTGGACGCCACCGTCACCGACCACGGACCCCTGCGCGGCCGCGCTCTGACCCGCTTCGTCACCGGTATGGCCCGAGCGATCAAGGACATCCACGCGGTAGAGGTGATCCACCGCGACCTCAAGCCCGGCAACGTGATCATCTCCAACGGCGAGCCGATCGTCATCGACTTCGGCATCGCGCACGCCGTGGACGGCGCCAAGCTGACCCAGACCGGCACGTTCGTCGGCACGCCCAGCTACCTGTCCCCGGAGGTCATCGAGGGCACGGACCTGGGCCCGGCCACCGACGTGCACGCCTGGGGCGGCACCGTCGCCTTCGCCTCGACCGGGCGCCCGCCCTACGGGGCCGGTTCGTTCGAGGTCATCTTCTTCCGGATCCTCAACGGCGAGATCGACATGGACGGGATGCACGAGGCCCTGCGCCCGCTCGTCAACCGCGCCGTCTCCCGGGACATGTCGGCCCGTCCGACCGCCGCGGAGCTGATGGTCGAGACCGGACGCCTCAACCTCGACCTGCCCTGGACCGAGACCCCCGGCACGCCGCCGTCCACCGGGGAGACCGGCAAGCACACCATGCAGGCCCCCGCTCCGACTCAGAGCCCCGCCGCCTCGGGCGGCCGCGGCGGCGGCCCCGGTCGGGGCGGAGCCGCCGCGGCGGGTGCCGCGGGCGCCGTGCTCGGCGGTGCGGGGGGCTACCTCGCGGGCAGGGCCTCCGAAGGCTGGGGTCCCGCGCACACGCGTGGCGGCGTGCCCAACACCTCGAGCGCCTGGGGCAGCCCCTCGGCTCCCCAAACCAGTCACACCCAGTCCGGGGGGCACACCAGCCACGCCCGGTCCGGTGGCTGGGGTTCGGCCGACGACGAGGCCACCGATGACCTGAGCGGCGGGCGGCCCGCCGGCACCGGCTCGGGCTGGGGCTCGGCCGACGACGAGGCCACGAACGATCTCAGCGGCGGGCGGCCCGCCGGCACCGGCTCGGGCTGGGGGCAGGACGACGAGGCCACCGATGACCTGAGCGGCGGGCGCGCCACCGGCTGGGGATCCGCCGACGAGGACGCCACGGACGACCTCAGCGGAGCGCGTTCCACCGGATACGGCCAGCCCTCGGGCGGCGCGAACGTCACCGGCGGCGGTCGGGCCACCGGCTGGGGTCAGGACGACGAGGCCACCGATGACCTGAGCGGCGGGCGCGCCACCGGCTGGGGCCACGACGACGAGGCCACCGACGACCTGTCCAACATGGCCGGGACCGAGCGGATCACCCCCGGCTCCCCGAGCGACCTCGACGACCCCCAGGGCACTCAGCGGATCCAGCCCGTCCAGGACGACGTGCGGGGTACCCAGCGGATCAACCCGGGCGACCTGGCCCGGCAGGACCCGGCCGGGACCATGATGATGGGACCCGCCGAGACCGGACGCCACCAGCGCGACCAGGGTGAGCCGGAGGGCCCCGCGCACACCCAGTTCTTCAACTCCCCGCTGGACCCGAACGCCTTCCAGGACATCCTGACCCCGGTCGGCCGGGACAACCGGTCGAACAACACGCAGGAGTTCGACGAGGACGACTACCAGGAGCGCGGCGGCCTGCTCGGACGCTTCAGGCGCGGTAGTACCGACAAGTTCGGCGACTACTTCCGCGGCGACGGCCACGGCGGCGAGTACGACGAGTACGAGGACGACGAGTACTACGACGAGTACTGGCGGATGCACCCGCTGGTGCTCATCCCGATCATGCTCGCCCTGGCCGGTGTGGCCCTGTGGTTCCCGTGGATCGGTATCTTCCTCGGCATCGTCGTCATCGCCGGCCTGAGCGCGCTGGACGTGGTCAAGTCCGAGCACGCGCGACGCCTCCAGACGCGGGGCCCGAAGAGCTCCGACAACATGGTGGTGGTGCTCAGCTTCCCCTGGGCCTTCGGCCGGATGGCGCTGCGCACGGTCGGGTTCGGACTGATCTACCTGCTGGGCGGCATCCTCATCGGGATGGTCTACGCGACGATCGTGGACGCGCCGGGGGAGGGCGCCAACTACACGGCTGCCTTCGCGGTGTTCGTGATGATCCTGCTGAGCTACATCATGCCCAGCGGGCGTGAGGCTCGTCACCAGGCGGTCTGGATGGTGGAGCGGATCAAGTTCACCAACCTGTACGTGTACGCGGGCGTGGTGATCGCCGTCATCCTGTTCATGATGCTGATCCTGTCGACGGGTCTCACCTCGGCGCCGATCTGGACCACGGGCGGGCCCGGCGGCCCGTCGGACTGGCTCAACAACTAG
- a CDS encoding ABC transporter ATP-binding protein, producing MAAPNTRGGSGASPGSGARVELSGWGWKHSGRDTHALRGVDLTIEPGERVLLLGASGAGKSTLLHSLAGLTGEDAAISGDHEGSLLVDGEPANRSRGGVGLVSQDPETQLVMARAGDDVAFGLENLGVDPELIWPRVEASLDEVGFPYGLRHSTGALSGGEKQRLVIAGALAMRPRLLLLDEPTANLDPAGAQLVRALLARLLAETEATLVLVEHRVAEVVEMVDRVVVVEPGGGVIADGTPGAVFAEHGRSLAAQGVWIPGNEPDPGLPPAPGGAPLVETVDVTARTPFQVGVRAAPRRVVLEDVNVAPAAGTATALTGPNGAGKSTLLTMLAGLSKPYRGRVLPRGPLAQADRRPLVRWPARRLARHVGTVFQHAEDQFVTPTVRDELRFAPLRAGMGEHATDAWVGELMERLRLTRLADVHPYTLSGGEKRRLSVATALSSGPSHAPDVLVLDEPTFGQDTRTWTELVELLGALRAEGRAVVMATHDQLLLRHLTDVRVRVADGRAVQYDQGSGKRAASDAVREGKA from the coding sequence GTGGCCGCACCGAACACACGCGGCGGGAGCGGTGCGAGCCCGGGGAGCGGAGCGCGGGTGGAGCTGTCCGGCTGGGGTTGGAAGCACTCCGGCCGCGACACCCACGCTCTGCGCGGGGTGGACCTGACCATCGAACCCGGGGAGCGGGTGCTGCTGCTCGGCGCCTCTGGCGCGGGCAAGTCCACCCTGCTGCACTCCCTGGCCGGGCTCACCGGTGAGGACGCCGCCATCAGCGGCGACCACGAGGGATCGCTGCTGGTGGACGGTGAGCCCGCGAACCGGAGCCGGGGCGGGGTCGGGCTGGTCAGCCAGGACCCCGAGACCCAGCTCGTGATGGCCCGGGCCGGGGACGACGTCGCCTTCGGCCTGGAGAACCTGGGCGTGGACCCGGAGCTGATCTGGCCGCGGGTCGAGGCGTCCCTGGACGAGGTCGGCTTCCCCTACGGGCTCCGGCACTCCACCGGCGCCCTGTCCGGCGGCGAGAAGCAGCGCCTGGTCATCGCGGGGGCGCTGGCCATGCGGCCACGCCTGCTGCTGCTGGACGAGCCCACCGCCAACCTCGACCCGGCCGGGGCCCAGCTGGTCCGCGCGTTGCTCGCCCGGCTGCTCGCCGAGACCGAGGCGACGCTGGTGCTGGTCGAGCACCGGGTCGCCGAGGTCGTGGAGATGGTGGACCGGGTCGTGGTGGTCGAGCCCGGCGGCGGCGTGATCGCCGACGGCACCCCGGGAGCGGTGTTCGCGGAGCACGGACGTTCGCTGGCCGCCCAGGGCGTGTGGATCCCCGGGAACGAACCCGACCCCGGGCTCCCACCCGCCCCCGGCGGGGCGCCCCTGGTGGAGACCGTGGACGTCACCGCGCGCACCCCCTTCCAGGTGGGCGTGCGGGCCGCGCCCCGCAGGGTGGTCCTCGAGGACGTGAACGTGGCGCCGGCCGCCGGAACGGCCACCGCCCTGACCGGTCCCAACGGCGCGGGCAAGTCCACACTGCTCACCATGCTGGCCGGGCTGAGCAAGCCGTACCGGGGCCGGGTGCTGCCGCGCGGACCGCTGGCCCAGGCGGACCGGCGACCGCTCGTGCGCTGGCCCGCCCGCCGCCTGGCCCGGCACGTGGGCACGGTCTTCCAGCACGCGGAGGACCAGTTCGTCACCCCCACCGTGCGCGACGAACTCCGCTTCGCGCCGTTGCGCGCGGGGATGGGCGAGCACGCGACCGACGCCTGGGTGGGCGAGCTGATGGAGCGGCTGCGGCTGACCCGGCTGGCCGACGTGCACCCCTACACGCTCTCCGGCGGGGAGAAGCGGCGCCTGTCCGTGGCCACCGCGCTGAGTTCGGGCCCCTCGCACGCCCCGGACGTGCTGGTCCTGGACGAGCCGACCTTCGGTCAGGACACCCGCACCTGGACGGAGCTGGTGGAGCTGCTGGGCGCGCTGCGGGCCGAGGGCCGTGCCGTGGTCATGGCCACCCACGACCAACTGCTCCTGCGCCATCTGACGGACGTACGCGTGCGGGTGGCGGACGGGCGGGCGGTCCAGTACGACCAGGGTTCGGGCAAGCGGGCCGCCTCCGACGCGGTACGAGAGGGGAAGGCGTGA